The following is a genomic window from Motilibacter rhizosphaerae.
AGCCCGGCGAGCAGGGCGACGCCGAGGGCGGCACCCCCGACGCGGAGGGCGTTTCGTGGGGGATTGGTCATGGCCGCAGCGTAGGTAGCAGCGGTCCGTGAGGACCAGGCTCGGACGTCAAACGCGCAGCGGCGATGCGCGTTCTTCGATGCCGCGCAGGCTAGAAGTGCCGTCCACCACGTGGAAGGATGTGCCTGTGGGAGCCCCCGCGCAGCGCCGTCCGCAGGTGCCGGGAGCAGCGCGCCGGACGCGGTTGCTCGCCGTGCTCGACCTGCTCCGGACGCGCGAGGACATCAGTCCGGGCCTGCTCGCCTCCCGGCTGGGGGTGTCCGAGGCGACCGTACGCCGCGACCTCGCCGAACTCGCATCGCAGCAGCTGGTCCTGCGGTCCTACGGTCGGGCGCGGGCCAACCAGGCGAGTCCGGAGGTTCCGGTGGCGCTGAGGAGCGCCTTCCACGAGGAGAGGAAGCGGCGCATCGCGCAGACCGCCGCGACGCTGGTGCCGGCGGGGTGCCGCACGCTGGCGCTCAACGGCGGGAGCACGACGGCGGAGGTGGCCGGGGCCCTCGGCGGGCGGGAGGGGCTCACGGTGGTGACGAACTCGATGACCGCGGCGCAGCGGGCGAGCGCGTACCCGCAGGTGAGTGTCGTGCTCGTCGGTGGTTCGCTGCGCCCCAGCTCCTCCGAGCTCGTCGGACCGATGGCCGAGCGCGCGCTGGCACGGCTGACGTTCGAGGTGGCCCTCATCGGGGTCGACGGCTTCAGCGCGGTCGCCGGTGCGACGACCCATGACGCGGTGGAGGCGCGGACCAACCGGGAGAT
Proteins encoded in this region:
- a CDS encoding DeoR/GlpR family DNA-binding transcription regulator: MGAPAQRRPQVPGAARRTRLLAVLDLLRTREDISPGLLASRLGVSEATVRRDLAELASQQLVLRSYGRARANQASPEVPVALRSAFHEERKRRIAQTAATLVPAGCRTLALNGGSTTAEVAGALGGREGLTVVTNSMTAAQRASAYPQVSVVLVGGSLRPSSSELVGPMAERALARLTFEVALIGVDGFSAVAGATTHDAVEARTNREMVVHADRIVIVADGSKVGRVTSARIAGTAEVDALVTDDSAAPGELARLRALGVRVHVVRGG